In a genomic window of Borrelia maritima:
- a CDS encoding diacylglycerol/polyprenol kinase family protein, whose amino-acid sequence MFNEFKKIICREDVKYEIFRKFFHIFSLIFLVFYGINFWIGLISNILFMILYLSSEVFRIAKKKLLFFKNISDIILKSRKILPNKVSFSPVFLFLGILISYCLAIEPFNYIGIFSVCLGDGFASLAGKLIPSFKLVNDKTISGSFVVFCVTFFSYYYFFPCLTAALILGILAVLVELFDSANYDNLFLPLVVSASSYFLTFFFYSQ is encoded by the coding sequence ATGTTTAATGAGTTTAAAAAAATAATTTGTAGAGAAGATGTTAAGTATGAAATTTTTAGAAAATTTTTTCATATTTTTAGCTTAATATTTTTGGTTTTTTATGGAATAAATTTTTGGATAGGACTTATTTCTAATATACTTTTTATGATTTTGTATTTAAGCTCTGAAGTTTTTAGAATTGCTAAAAAAAAACTACTTTTCTTTAAAAATATTTCAGATATAATATTAAAATCAAGAAAAATATTGCCTAATAAAGTATCTTTTTCGCCTGTTTTTTTGTTTTTAGGTATATTAATATCGTATTGCTTAGCTATTGAACCCTTTAATTATATTGGAATATTCTCTGTATGTCTTGGTGATGGATTTGCAAGTCTTGCTGGAAAGTTAATTCCTTCTTTTAAGCTTGTAAATGATAAAACGATTTCTGGTAGCTTTGTTGTATTTTGTGTTACTTTTTTTTCATATTATTATTTTTTTCCTTGTTTAACAGCAGCTTTAATTCTTGGAATTTTGGCAGTATTGGTAGAGCTTTTTGATTCTGCTAATTATGATAATTTGTTTTTGCCGCTTGTTGTTTCAGCTTCGTCTTATTTTTTGACTTTCTTTTTTTATAGCCAGTAA
- a CDS encoding protein-glutamate O-methyltransferase, with product MLEIEDKLFLKFCDFIYNNSGMRFDEKNKFVLQSRINDAVRELALKTPSQLYNLIISEKLKKEYFLDLVTTNLTRFFRNSLHFKTFEKFVIPNLINIKKIEEKNRIIIWSAGCSTGEEPYSLAFVLKSKLPKEIDFIIIASDLSLKSLMIAKEGYYSSNKCENIPKEYRHYIYSHSNGYKIKNEIKNHIRFDYHNLNFESNFSEIDVVFCRNVLIYFDEKSKIKVLKKFYNNMSKNSYLFIGHSESLFGLNLPFKFLKTPWAIIYEKKDTSCQKERFKLQNKYKL from the coding sequence ATGCTAGAAATTGAAGATAAACTATTTTTAAAATTTTGCGACTTTATATACAACAACAGCGGAATGCGTTTTGACGAAAAAAATAAATTTGTTCTTCAAAGCAGAATTAATGATGCAGTAAGAGAGCTTGCTCTAAAAACCCCATCACAACTTTATAATTTAATAATTAGTGAAAAACTTAAAAAAGAATATTTCTTAGATTTAGTCACAACCAATTTAACAAGATTTTTTAGAAATTCACTACATTTTAAAACTTTTGAAAAATTTGTAATTCCTAATTTAATTAATATTAAAAAAATAGAAGAAAAAAATAGGATTATTATCTGGTCTGCAGGATGCTCAACAGGAGAAGAACCTTATTCATTAGCATTTGTACTCAAGTCAAAGCTTCCAAAAGAAATAGATTTTATTATTATTGCTTCTGATTTAAGTTTAAAATCTTTGATGATAGCAAAAGAAGGGTATTACTCATCAAATAAATGTGAAAATATCCCTAAAGAATATCGGCACTATATATATTCTCATTCAAACGGATATAAAATTAAAAATGAAATTAAAAATCACATAAGATTTGATTATCATAACCTGAACTTTGAAAGTAATTTTTCAGAAATTGATGTTGTTTTTTGTAGAAATGTTTTAATATACTTTGATGAAAAATCAAAAATTAAAGTGCTTAAAAAATTTTATAATAACATGTCTAAAAATAGCTATTTATTTATAGGACACTCAGAATCACTTTTTGGGCTTAACCTTCCTTTTAAATTTTTAAAAACACCGTGGGCAATAATATATGAAAAAAAAGATACAAGCTGTCAAAAAGAAAGATTTAAATTACAAAATAAATATAAGTTATAA
- the cheB gene encoding chemotaxis protein CheB has protein sequence METKITVLIIEYFAVKRKLISDLINSSPKLQVIATASNGKFATNKLKKHNPEVILMNLEENNIKDILFLEKKNNINKTIPIVVTSSNQNLINIAALKGADDLILVSKNRTSHENKKEQIINSLLAYGSISIKNKIVHNRELEIKTYERDKIFLNHKNNIFPLNQLEEHSKEKILNEKEIKKLKLRKFDIIAIGVSAGGPVALKSILPEIPESFPPIIIVQHMPKGFTEEFAKNLNNLCKIRVKETANNEILKQGHAYISSGGYHTKIKKIDGNYQIQIFDGKHINGHKPSIGVLFQSIAEIAKDKAIALIMTGMGNDGSIEIGDIKKAGGLTIAQDKESSMVFGMPKIAIKENNIDYVVPLNHMVKLLKAILINS, from the coding sequence GTGGAAACAAAAATTACTGTGCTTATCATAGAATACTTTGCTGTAAAGAGAAAGCTTATCTCAGACCTTATCAATTCGTCTCCAAAATTACAAGTCATTGCAACTGCTTCTAATGGTAAATTTGCAACAAATAAACTTAAAAAACATAACCCCGAAGTAATATTAATGAATTTAGAAGAAAACAATATTAAAGATATTCTCTTTTTGGAGAAAAAAAACAATATAAACAAAACAATACCAATTGTAGTCACATCTTCAAATCAAAACTTAATAAATATTGCTGCTTTAAAAGGAGCTGACGATCTTATATTAGTATCTAAAAATAGAACATCACATGAAAACAAAAAAGAACAAATTATTAATTCTCTTTTGGCTTATGGATCAATATCTATAAAAAACAAAATTGTCCATAATAGAGAATTAGAAATAAAAACCTATGAAAGAGATAAAATTTTTTTAAATCACAAAAATAACATTTTTCCATTAAATCAACTTGAAGAACATTCAAAAGAAAAAATATTAAATGAAAAAGAAATAAAAAAATTAAAACTGAGAAAATTCGACATAATAGCAATTGGAGTATCAGCAGGGGGACCCGTAGCCTTGAAATCAATATTGCCAGAAATACCTGAAAGCTTTCCACCAATAATAATTGTTCAACATATGCCCAAAGGGTTTACAGAAGAATTTGCAAAAAATCTTAATAATCTTTGCAAAATAAGGGTAAAAGAAACCGCTAATAACGAAATATTAAAGCAAGGACATGCATACATAAGCTCAGGTGGATATCATACAAAAATCAAAAAAATCGACGGCAACTACCAAATACAAATCTTCGATGGTAAACATATTAATGGTCACAAACCATCTATTGGGGTATTATTTCAATCTATTGCAGAAATTGCAAAAGATAAAGCAATTGCTCTAATAATGACTGGAATGGGAAATGACGGATCAATAGAAATTGGAGATATAAAAAAAGCTGGAGGACTAACTATTGCACAAGATAAAGAAAGTTCTATGGTTTTTGGAATGCCAAAAATAGCAATAAAAGAAAACAACATAGACTATGTAGTTCCTCTAAACCATATGGTAAAATTATTAAAAGCTATACTAATTAATAGCTAA
- a CDS encoding DUF3996 domain-containing protein, whose protein sequence is MRMLLATIILILTTGLLGAQSKSKAMIEDDFDFEKLLEKEASVRRLFGIGFGIGYPLTNITISVPYVDIDLGYGGFVGLKPNNFMPYVVMGIDLLFKDEIHKNTMISGGIGIGADWSKGSPEKAEEEEEENEIQQATSLQNRIGVVIRLPLVIEYSFLKNIVIGFKAVATIGTTMLLGSPMSFEGARFNFLGTGFIKIYI, encoded by the coding sequence ATGAGAATGCTATTAGCAACAATAATACTTATATTAACAACAGGTTTATTAGGTGCCCAATCAAAAAGCAAAGCGATGATTGAAGATGACTTTGACTTTGAGAAACTTCTTGAAAAAGAAGCCTCTGTGCGTCGCTTGTTTGGTATAGGTTTTGGAATTGGATATCCACTTACAAACATTACAATATCTGTTCCATATGTAGACATAGACCTTGGCTACGGAGGGTTCGTAGGGCTTAAGCCTAATAATTTTATGCCTTATGTTGTGATGGGAATAGATCTTTTGTTTAAAGATGAAATACATAAAAACACTATGATTTCCGGCGGTATTGGGATAGGTGCAGATTGGTCAAAGGGAAGTCCTGAAAAAGCTGAAGAAGAAGAAGAAGAAAATGAAATTCAACAAGCAACCTCTCTTCAAAATAGAATAGGAGTTGTGATAAGGCTGCCCTTGGTAATAGAATATAGCTTTCTTAAAAATATTGTGATCGGGTTTAAAGCCGTTGCTACTATTGGAACAACAATGCTACTTGGTAGTCCAATGTCATTTGAAGGAGCTAGATTTAATTTCTTGGGCACAGGCTTTATAAAAATATATATATAA
- the proS gene encoding proline--tRNA ligase: MSDFIASKEDEYSNWYLDIVQKAKLADYSPVKGCMVIMPYGYSIWSKIQSILDKKFKDTGHENAYFPMLIPYSFLEKEKDHIDGFSPEFAIIKDAGGESLAEPLVLRPTSETIIWNMYSKWIKSYRDLPLKINQWANVVRWEKRTRPFLRTTEFLWQEGHTAHATEEEAIEETLLILDIYKRFMEDYLAIPVFCGKKSEKEKFAGAVSTYSIEALMQDKKALQAATSHYLGLNFAKAFDVKFQDKDGKMRYVFASSWGVSTRLIGALIMVHSDEKGLILPPRIAPIEIIVIPIFKKEDEINKKILDHSDYVVRILKKAEFRVEIDKDIRSSPGFRFSSAEFKGIPIRLEVGINDVLLNSITIARRDKDKKFKYQISLDSLVSKVRVELDSMQKDLFKKALNFRTLNTKEIFRSSKDSYELFKAYMNDYSGFVISCWCGNLNCENIIKNETKATIRCIPDDFKAKDLTDMTCIYCSSKAKHFVLFAKSY, encoded by the coding sequence ATGAGTGATTTTATAGCATCAAAAGAAGATGAATATTCTAATTGGTATTTGGATATAGTTCAGAAAGCAAAACTTGCTGATTACAGCCCTGTAAAAGGTTGCATGGTGATCATGCCTTATGGATATTCTATTTGGAGCAAAATTCAGAGTATACTTGATAAAAAATTTAAAGATACAGGGCATGAGAATGCATATTTTCCCATGCTTATTCCTTATAGTTTTCTAGAAAAAGAAAAGGATCATATTGACGGATTTTCACCTGAGTTTGCTATTATTAAAGATGCTGGTGGAGAGAGCCTAGCAGAGCCTTTAGTTTTAAGGCCTACTTCTGAGACGATTATTTGGAATATGTATAGTAAGTGGATTAAATCTTACAGAGATCTACCTCTTAAAATTAATCAATGGGCAAATGTTGTTCGCTGGGAAAAGAGAACAAGGCCTTTTTTGCGCACTACCGAATTTTTATGGCAAGAAGGACATACTGCTCATGCTACTGAAGAGGAAGCAATAGAAGAAACTTTACTTATTTTAGATATTTATAAAAGATTTATGGAGGACTACTTAGCTATTCCAGTTTTTTGTGGTAAAAAATCTGAAAAGGAAAAATTTGCAGGAGCTGTTTCTACTTATTCAATTGAGGCATTAATGCAAGATAAGAAAGCACTTCAAGCTGCTACATCTCACTATTTAGGTTTAAATTTTGCAAAGGCATTTGATGTAAAATTTCAAGACAAAGATGGGAAGATGAGATATGTATTTGCTAGTAGTTGGGGTGTTTCTACTAGATTGATTGGCGCTTTGATTATGGTTCATTCTGACGAGAAAGGCTTAATTTTGCCGCCTCGCATTGCTCCAATAGAAATCATTGTTATTCCCATTTTTAAAAAAGAAGATGAGATTAATAAAAAAATTTTAGACCATTCTGATTATGTTGTGCGCATTTTAAAAAAAGCAGAATTTAGGGTTGAAATTGATAAGGACATTAGAAGTTCTCCAGGATTTAGATTTTCATCTGCTGAGTTTAAAGGAATCCCAATACGCCTTGAAGTAGGGATAAATGATGTTCTTTTAAATTCTATTACTATTGCAAGAAGAGATAAAGACAAAAAATTTAAGTATCAAATATCACTTGATTCTCTTGTAAGCAAGGTTAGAGTAGAGCTCGATTCTATGCAAAAAGATTTATTTAAAAAAGCACTGAATTTTAGGACCTTAAATACCAAAGAGATTTTTAGAAGCAGCAAGGATAGTTATGAGCTGTTTAAAGCTTATATGAATGATTATTCTGGATTTGTGATTTCTTGTTGGTGTGGTAATTTGAATTGTGAAAATATCATTAAAAATGAAACTAAAGCTACAATAAGATGTATTCCTGATGATTTCAAGGCCAAAGATTTAACAGATATGACTTGTATTTATTGTTCTTCTAAGGCTAAACATTTTGTCTTATTTGCCAAATCTTATTAA
- a CDS encoding DUF3996 domain-containing protein, with the protein MIKNFKKMHILTLALGIINLSYASDNYMVRCSKEEDSTTCIAKLKDIKEKKSYDLFSMGIGIGNPIANIIISIPYVNIDFGYGGFIGPKSNNFENYLNGGIDIIFKKQIGQYMRIGGGIGIGADWTKESLIPPDQEEETEYERIGAVIRIPFVMEYNFAKNLSIGFKIYPALGPTILLTKPSILFEGIKFNFFGFGFIKFAFN; encoded by the coding sequence ATGATAAAAAATTTTAAAAAAATGCATATTTTAACATTAGCATTAGGTATAATAAACCTTTCTTATGCATCTGACAACTATATGGTCAGATGTAGCAAGGAAGAAGATTCAACCACCTGCATCGCAAAACTTAAAGACATAAAAGAAAAAAAAAGTTATGACTTATTTTCAATGGGAATTGGAATAGGAAATCCTATTGCAAACATTATAATTTCAATTCCTTATGTAAATATTGATTTTGGATACGGAGGCTTTATTGGACCTAAATCGAACAATTTTGAAAATTATCTAAACGGAGGAATAGATATTATTTTTAAAAAGCAAATTGGGCAATACATGAGAATCGGCGGCGGCATTGGAATAGGTGCAGATTGGACAAAAGAATCCCTTATCCCTCCTGACCAAGAGGAAGAAACTGAATATGAAAGAATAGGCGCTGTTATAAGAATTCCTTTTGTAATGGAATATAATTTTGCAAAAAATTTATCCATAGGATTCAAAATTTACCCTGCATTAGGGCCAACAATATTGCTAACAAAGCCAAGTATTTTATTTGAAGGAATTAAATTCAATTTCTTTGGATTTGGATTCATAAAATTTGCATTTAATTAG
- a CDS encoding DUF2259 domain-containing protein yields MVKLYIVFFYFFSFLLGFSENVFFKNLGFSNDDQYFMFGEYGLENGYYYSAAYFVDVVKNNFANSGVHSRIFKEHIEYLDSYDKSLYELLKIINFKVREFKINHLRRGREIYFYVKSEIPETDFLNFVDFKTGNEYQVFVNKDINSLEISSSFNIFLSVKYYNSTLERHFTVGRGNFYRKNVIDYKIREIVLFPNEDGIVFVLEKIMLNPYENKYNRFMVEVKKY; encoded by the coding sequence ATGGTTAAATTGTATATTGTTTTTTTTTATTTTTTTTCTTTTTTATTGGGATTTTCAGAAAATGTTTTTTTTAAAAATTTAGGATTCTCTAATGATGATCAGTATTTTATGTTTGGTGAATATGGGCTTGAAAATGGATATTATTATTCTGCTGCATACTTTGTTGATGTTGTTAAAAATAATTTTGCAAACTCTGGAGTGCATTCAAGAATTTTTAAGGAGCACATTGAATATTTAGACAGCTATGATAAAAGTCTTTATGAACTTTTAAAGATTATTAATTTCAAAGTTAGAGAATTTAAAATTAATCATTTAAGAAGAGGTCGAGAAATTTATTTTTATGTTAAGAGTGAAATTCCAGAAACAGATTTTTTAAATTTTGTTGATTTTAAAACAGGAAACGAATATCAAGTTTTTGTAAATAAGGATATTAATTCTCTAGAGATTTCTTCTTCTTTTAATATTTTTTTATCTGTAAAATATTACAATTCAACCTTAGAAAGACATTTTACTGTTGGAAGAGGAAATTTTTATAGAAAGAATGTTATTGATTATAAAATAAGGGAGATTGTTTTATTCCCAAATGAAGATGGAATTGTTTTTGTTTTAGAAAAAATCATGTTAAATCCTTATGAGAATAAGTATAATCGGTTTATGGTTGAAGTTAAAAAATATTAA
- a CDS encoding DNA/RNA non-specific endonuclease, whose product MKKRSKFFLYCYILCLTGFLFFSLNQKLLKQIKHKIYDYLEIIENKYIVTQSIPIKEFQLIPKGHLTTQIISKKHYTLGYAESARQSEWAAYPLKREMVELALTLLKSKKIKRSPKFFEDTNIKGTFPKLEDYFKSGYDRGHIVNSADMSFSENAMKDTYFLSNISPQKSDFNSGIWLKLEKLVRKWAISKGYIYIISAGILTENKGFIGKSKILVPRNFYKIILAINNNNFYDIISFIIPNEKAKNLDLKNYVVNVDSIEKKTKIDFFEKLDSKIKKNIKKIQNTHSWKFQ is encoded by the coding sequence ATGAAAAAAAGATCTAAATTTTTTCTTTACTGCTATATTTTATGTCTAACAGGATTTTTATTTTTTTCCTTAAATCAAAAACTCCTAAAACAAATTAAACACAAAATTTATGACTATTTAGAGATAATAGAAAATAAATACATAGTTACACAATCTATTCCAATAAAAGAATTCCAATTAATACCAAAAGGACATCTTACTACCCAAATAATAAGCAAAAAACACTATACTTTAGGATATGCTGAAAGCGCAAGACAATCCGAATGGGCTGCTTATCCACTTAAAAGAGAAATGGTAGAACTAGCATTAACTTTATTAAAATCAAAAAAAATTAAAAGGAGTCCTAAATTTTTTGAAGACACCAATATCAAAGGCACTTTTCCAAAACTTGAAGATTACTTTAAAAGTGGTTATGACAGAGGACACATAGTAAATTCTGCAGACATGTCTTTTTCTGAAAATGCAATGAAAGATACATATTTTTTATCAAATATATCGCCTCAAAAAAGCGATTTTAATTCCGGAATTTGGCTAAAACTTGAAAAATTAGTAAGAAAATGGGCAATCTCAAAAGGATATATATATATAATTAGTGCTGGAATTTTAACAGAAAATAAAGGATTTATTGGTAAAAGCAAAATTTTGGTACCTAGAAATTTTTATAAAATAATACTAGCAATTAATAATAATAATTTTTATGACATAATCTCTTTTATTATCCCAAATGAAAAAGCAAAAAACTTAGATTTGAAAAATTACGTTGTTAACGTCGATTCAATTGAAAAAAAAACAAAGATAGATTTTTTTGAAAAACTTGATTCAAAAATTAAAAAAAATATCAAAAAAATACAAAACACGCATTCTTGGAAGTTTCAATGA
- a CDS encoding fructose-specific PTS transporter subunit EIIC, with the protein MFFNFLKKDLVFILPKLNSKEDVIDFLVKKINEKGYIDSKEEFLKGILDREKIGDTSWENGVAIPHFIGDVVKTSFISLLYIKGDGIKWSEENPPVNLIFLICMSKKQQGNEHLKAIAFIAKLFEDDAFQNALSGVVTTDDIYYYIENVQRKAKEEVFGATKSEKIVAVTACPVGVAHTYIAAKKIENEAKKQGYNIRVETQGSIGIENALTEEEIKNADTVILAVDKDIEEKRFEGKRVYKVSTVKAINNTENVIKEAFNAPVFFCKNSSANSSSKGSIATEKGSFYKYLMSGVSPMIPVVASGGILIALSIAFVGIGPDGPNFAEHPFYKQIADIGSVAFGMMLPVLAGFIAMAIADKPGLTPGLVGGVISGNVKAGFLGAIFAGFLAGYVAKFLAKRSVPEWLRPVMPIFVIPLISTIIVGFFMLYFGVYIGEFMGVLESGLKSLQSNSETLGVLGKIFLGLVLGSMITVDMGGPFNKVAFLFGVGLIPQVPEIMGMVAAAIPVPPMAMGLATFLAPKLFENEEKESGKIAFLISFIGISEGAIPFAASDPGRVIPSIVVGGAVSSIIAAFLGVANHAPHGGPIVLPVIDNKFEFIIAIAVGVAVATALVIFLKSLKLKESE; encoded by the coding sequence ATGTTTTTTAATTTTTTGAAAAAAGATCTTGTATTTATTTTGCCAAAATTAAATTCAAAAGAAGATGTCATTGATTTTTTAGTTAAAAAAATCAATGAAAAGGGATATATAGACAGTAAAGAAGAGTTTCTAAAAGGAATTCTTGATAGAGAGAAAATAGGCGATACTTCTTGGGAAAATGGGGTTGCAATTCCTCATTTTATAGGAGATGTGGTTAAGACTAGTTTTATTTCATTGCTTTACATTAAAGGTGATGGGATTAAGTGGTCTGAGGAAAATCCTCCTGTTAATTTAATATTTTTGATTTGTATGTCAAAAAAGCAGCAAGGTAATGAACATCTTAAGGCTATTGCATTTATCGCCAAACTATTTGAAGATGATGCTTTTCAAAATGCTTTAAGTGGTGTTGTTACTACTGATGACATTTATTATTATATAGAAAATGTTCAAAGAAAGGCTAAAGAAGAAGTTTTTGGAGCTACAAAATCAGAGAAAATAGTGGCTGTAACCGCTTGTCCTGTTGGAGTTGCGCATACATATATTGCAGCAAAGAAAATTGAAAATGAAGCGAAAAAACAGGGTTATAACATTAGAGTTGAAACTCAAGGATCTATTGGTATTGAAAATGCCTTAACAGAAGAAGAAATTAAGAATGCAGACACTGTAATACTTGCTGTTGATAAGGATATTGAGGAAAAGAGATTTGAAGGTAAAAGAGTTTATAAAGTTTCAACTGTAAAAGCGATAAACAATACGGAAAATGTTATTAAAGAAGCGTTTAATGCTCCAGTATTTTTTTGCAAAAATTCTAGTGCTAATAGCAGTTCTAAGGGGTCAATTGCTACGGAGAAAGGCAGTTTTTATAAATACTTAATGAGTGGGGTATCTCCAATGATTCCTGTTGTTGCAAGTGGAGGAATTTTAATTGCCCTTAGCATTGCTTTTGTTGGGATTGGCCCTGATGGGCCTAATTTTGCTGAGCATCCATTTTATAAACAGATTGCAGATATTGGCTCTGTAGCTTTTGGAATGATGTTACCTGTGCTTGCTGGTTTTATTGCAATGGCAATTGCTGATAAGCCTGGTCTTACTCCCGGTCTTGTTGGTGGGGTAATATCTGGAAATGTAAAAGCAGGTTTCTTAGGTGCAATATTTGCTGGGTTTCTTGCAGGCTATGTTGCAAAGTTTTTAGCAAAAAGATCTGTTCCTGAGTGGTTAAGACCTGTGATGCCTATATTTGTGATTCCGCTAATAAGCACTATTATTGTTGGATTTTTTATGTTATATTTTGGCGTTTATATTGGGGAATTTATGGGGGTGCTTGAGAGTGGGCTTAAATCTTTGCAGAGCAATTCAGAAACTTTGGGGGTGTTGGGTAAAATTTTCTTAGGTTTAGTGCTAGGTTCAATGATTACTGTTGATATGGGTGGGCCTTTTAATAAAGTGGCATTTCTTTTTGGCGTAGGGTTAATTCCTCAAGTACCAGAAATAATGGGAATGGTTGCAGCAGCAATTCCTGTTCCCCCGATGGCTATGGGGCTTGCAACTTTTTTAGCACCAAAATTATTTGAAAATGAAGAGAAAGAATCTGGCAAAATAGCCTTTTTAATTTCATTTATTGGTATTAGCGAGGGGGCTATTCCTTTTGCCGCTAGTGATCCTGGAAGGGTAATCCCTTCGATAGTAGTAGGGGGGGCTGTATCAAGCATTATTGCTGCTTTCTTAGGTGTTGCTAATCATGCTCCACACGGGGGTCCAATAGTGCTTCCTGTTATTGATAATAAATTTGAGTTTATTATTGCAATTGCTGTTGGAGTTGCAGTTGCAACAGCTTTGGTAATTTTTTTGAAATCTTTAAAATTAAAGGAATCTGAATGA
- the manA gene encoding mannose-6-phosphate isomerase, class I: MNEDNIFLMKNNIKEYDWGGISFIPNLLGDKIDGRPKAEMWLGAHKTFSSKILYRNEYVLLSDFLEDHKELLGCSNGEFPFLFKVLSASKPLSIQIHPSKDFALKGFESENNKGIDINDPKRTYKDKNPKIELIYALSDFYALKGFLPLDEIKKICETLELNFDFQSHIGFVKTIFELQTHELEKIIEKILKNLNLIDNFRGYWFNEIYNIYGIDVGLLVFLGMNILKLKPGEVFYTNSQEVHAYLKGDCIELMTNSDNVIRAGLTTKYIDKEEMLRVGQFEEGNLSFLSPDFQNSFNVFRLPNTNLKLIEKKINESICINRNSPMVLLVLDGCVSINKSLNLNKGESIFIGKKAKNLFINGDGQAFIAGFDQD; encoded by the coding sequence ATGAATGAAGATAATATTTTTTTAATGAAAAATAATATTAAAGAGTATGATTGGGGAGGTATTAGTTTTATTCCCAATCTTTTAGGCGATAAGATTGATGGAAGGCCTAAGGCTGAAATGTGGCTTGGAGCACACAAAACGTTTTCTAGTAAGATTTTATATAGAAATGAATATGTGCTTTTGAGTGATTTTTTAGAGGATCATAAAGAGCTTTTAGGCTGTAGTAATGGCGAATTTCCTTTTTTGTTTAAGGTATTGTCTGCAAGTAAGCCTTTATCTATTCAAATTCACCCTTCTAAAGATTTTGCCTTAAAAGGTTTTGAATCAGAAAACAATAAAGGTATAGACATTAATGATCCCAAAAGGACATACAAAGACAAAAATCCCAAAATTGAACTTATTTATGCTCTTAGTGATTTTTATGCTCTTAAAGGCTTTTTGCCTTTAGACGAGATTAAAAAAATTTGTGAAACTTTGGAATTAAATTTCGACTTTCAATCACATATAGGCTTTGTAAAAACTATTTTTGAATTGCAAACGCATGAACTTGAAAAGATTATTGAAAAAATTTTAAAAAATTTGAATCTTATTGATAATTTTAGAGGCTATTGGTTTAATGAAATTTATAATATTTATGGTATAGATGTGGGGCTTTTAGTATTTTTGGGTATGAATATTTTAAAGCTAAAACCAGGAGAAGTTTTTTATACAAATAGTCAGGAGGTGCATGCGTATCTTAAAGGAGACTGCATTGAGCTTATGACCAATTCTGACAATGTTATTAGAGCTGGGCTTACTACCAAGTATATTGATAAAGAGGAGATGTTAAGAGTTGGTCAATTTGAGGAGGGAAACTTATCATTTTTAAGTCCTGATTTCCAAAATAGTTTTAATGTATTTAGGCTTCCCAATACCAATTTGAAACTAATTGAAAAAAAAATAAATGAGAGCATTTGCATCAATAGGAATAGTCCAATGGTCTTGTTAGTTTTAGATGGGTGTGTGAGTATAAATAAATCTTTAAATCTTAACAAAGGCGAGAGCATTTTTATAGGCAAAAAAGCTAAAAACTTATTTATTAATGGGGATGGGCAAGCTTTTATTGCTGGTTTTGATCAAGATTAA